The Betaproteobacteria bacterium genome segment CCTTCGCCACCGCGACGCAGACCTCGAGACGCGCGAGCACGCGCGCCGCCCGCTCGGGCAGAAAGCCCAGCCGGTTCATGCCGGAATTGATCTTGAGAAAGACGCGCAGGCCGCGGGCGCGGCTGGTCTCGAGCATCCGCAACTGTTCTTCGTGATGCACCACGAGCGAAAGATCGTGTTCGGCCGCGATCGACAACTCGCCGGTGTCGAAGAGCCCCGCGATAAGCACGATCTCCTGCCGATGTCCCGCTTCGCGCAGGCGGACGGCGCCCTCGATCTCGAGCGCGGCGAACGCGTCCGCTTCCGCGAATGCCGCTGCCGCGCGCAGCAGGCCGTGACCGTAGCCGTTGGCCTTCACCACCGCCATCACGCGGCACTCCGGCGCCAGCCGGCGCGCGACAGCGAGGTTGTGCGCGAGCGCGCTACGGCGAATGCGGGCGCGCAGCGGTCGACTCATGGCACGGGCTCCGCAGGGAGCGGCGAAAAGGCAGGTGCGGAGGGCATCGAAAGCCGTTGCGGGAAAAGCTGCGGGAGGACGGCGGCAACCTCGACCGACCGTGGGCGGCGAAGAGAAGCGGACTCGGGGTGTTTCCTGGGAGGTTCGCGGCGGGGCGTATTCAAGCACAATTCGCAGCGGCCGGATAGGGATGGGCTTTTCAGGGCGAGCGGCAATT includes the following:
- a CDS encoding alanine racemase, producing the protein MSRPLRARIRRSALAHNLAVARRLAPECRVMAVVKANGYGHGLLRAAAAFAEADAFAALEIEGAVRLREAGHRQEIVLIAGLFDTGELSIAAEHDLSLVVHHEEQLRMLETSRARGLRVFLKINSGMNRLGFLPERAARVLARLEVCVAVAK